In Stigmatopora nigra isolate UIUO_SnigA chromosome 11, RoL_Snig_1.1, whole genome shotgun sequence, the following proteins share a genomic window:
- the adat3 gene encoding putative inactive tRNA-specific adenosine deaminase-like protein 3 has protein sequence MEPDIKRRRGDWDSWTAYPVLSDEQTRAVELIEAFAAPVHDKRATSRLVKELNELHPLTGLQHVKRVRPTLPREGRSHPLEILLCPVSQVSDPNSLTVGRDGLGEAFVVRVPAHPPLTRTQFELASKHWPTSFHEDKSVTDALRGESFDPARKARMHEYMSTALAAAREGKASGMEAAGAVMVDPISQRMVAVAHDCRGQHPLYHAVMVCVDLVARGQGGGCYQLDSYPGCRSLTMPFSDSDRQPYICTGYDLYVTREPCVMCAMALVHSRIGRVFYGTPFADGALGTEYKIHTQKDLNHHFEVYQGVMREQCEELSLK, from the coding sequence atggaACCGGACATCAAGCGGCGGAGAGGCGACTGGGACTCCTGGACGGCGTACCCCGTCCTCTCCGACGAACAGACGCGAGCCGTGGAGTTAATCGAGGCATTTGCTGCGCCCGTCCACGACAAGCGGGCCACGTCACGATTGGTCAAAGAGCTCAACGAGCTCCACCCCCTGACGGGCCTGCAGCACGTCAAAAGGGTCCGCCCCACTCTACCACGGGAAGGCCGCTCTCACCCCTTGGAAATCCTCTTGTGCCCGGTCAGCCAAGTCTCCGACCCGAACTCCCTCACCGTCGGACGCGACGGCTTGGGCGAGGCATTCGTGGTTCGAGTTCCGGCTCACCCTCCTTTGACCCGGACTCAATTCGAGCTGGCTAGCAAACACTGGCCCACAAGTTTCCACGAAGACAAATCGGTAACGGACGCCCTTCGAGGAGAATCCTTCGACCCGGCTCGGAAGGCCCGGATGCACGAGTACATGTCGACGGCGTTGGCCGCCGCCCGAGAAGGAAAGGCCTCTGGGATGGAAGCCGCCGGAGCTGTAATGGTGGACCCGATTTCCCAGAGAATGGTCGCCGTGGCTCACGATTGCCGAGGACAACATCCCCTCTACCACGCCGTCATGGTTTGCGTGGATTTAGTGGCCCGTGGGCAAGGTGGCGGCTGCTACCAATTGGACTCGTACCCGGGTTGTCGCTCTCTAACGATGCCCTTTTCGGACTCGGACCGGCAGCCGTATATCTGCACCGGCTACGACTTATACGTCACGCGAGAACCATGCGTCATGTGTGCCATGGCGCTGGTCCACTCGCGGATTGGCCGTGTGTTTTACGGCACGCCATTTGCAGATGGCGCCCTGGGGACGGAGTACAAAATCCATACGCAGAAAGACCTGAATCATCACTTTGAGGTTTACCAAGGAGTTATGAGGGAACAGTGTGAGGAACTCTCTTTGAAATAA
- the ormdl1 gene encoding ORM1-like protein 1 has translation MNVGVAHSEVNPNTRVMNSRGIWLTYALGVGILHIVLLSIPFFSVPVVWTLTNVIHNLGMYVFMHAVKGTPFETPDQGKARLLTHWEQLDYGVQFTSSRKFFTISPIILYFLASFYTKYDAAHFFINTASLLSVLIPKLPQLHGVRIFGINKY, from the exons ATGAATGTGGGTGTGGCACACAGCGAGGTGAACCCAAACACCCGGGTCATGAACAGTCGAGGCATCTGGCTGACCTACGCGCTGGGGGTGGGAATCCTTCACATTGTGCTTCTCAGCATACCATTCTTCAGCGTTCCGGTGGTGTGGACGCTCACTAATGTCATCCACAACTTG GGAATGTACGTGTTTATGCACGCGGTTAAAGGGACCCCCTTTGAGACCCCTGATCAAGGCAAGGCCAGACTTCTCACCCACTGGGAACAGCTGGATTACGGCGTGCAGTTCACGTCTTCTAGAAAGTTCTTCACGATTTCCCCTATCATCCT ATATTTCCTGGCgagtttttacacaaaatacgACGCGGCGCATTTCTTCATCAACACGGCGTCCCTTTTGAGCGTGCTCATCCCCAAACTACCGCAACTACACGGCGTAAGAATCTTCGGAATTAATAAATACTGA
- the alkbh6 gene encoding putative RNA/DNA demethylase ALKBH6 translates to MEPPSSISDELKHCVVHGAQPTVYYIPDFISEEEETYLLQQIYQSPKPKWTQLSGRRLQNWGGLPRPKGMLEEPIPDWLDAYCHKVSSHGAFGGKTANHVLVNEYKPGEGIMPHEDGPLYYPAVTTITLGSHTLLDLYAPVGNDTVSASEDERHLFSLLLRPRSLLVLRDDAYRNLLHGIGAQDTDELTDKVLNLNAAGARPGETLRRGTRVSLTIRHVPKVFKTKFLLGKK, encoded by the coding sequence ATGGAGCCTCCCTCAAGTATTTCGGACGAATTGAAGCATTGTGTCGTGCACGGCGCTCAGCCTACAGTCTATTACATCCCCGATTTTATTTCTGAAGAGGAGGAAACGTATCTCCTGCAGCAAATCTACCAGTCCCCAAAACCCAAGTGGACCCAGTTGTCTGGCAGGAGGCTCCAGAACTGGGGAGGCTTGCCTCGTCCCAAGGGCATGCTTGAAGAACCCATACCCGACTGGCTTGATGCATACTGCCACAAAGTTTCCTCTCACGGGGCGTTTGGTGGCAAAACAGCCAATCACGTGCTAGTGAACGAATATAAACCAGGAGAGGGGATTATGCCCCACGAAGACGGACCTCTTTACTACCCGGCTGTCACCACCATCACCCTGGGCTCGCATACTCTCCTGGACTTGTACGCGCCCGTCGGGAACGACACGGTTTCGGCATCGGAGGACGAACGCCATCTTTTTTCTTTGCTTCTGAGGCCACGCAGCTTGTTGGTGTTGCGGGATGACGCATACCGAAACCTCCTTCATGGAATCGGGGCTCAGGATACGGACGAGTTGACTGACAAGGTGCTGAACCTGAACGCCGCCGGGGCGCGGCCGGGCGAGACGCTGAGGCGGGGAACCCGAGTGTCGCTGACTATTCGACATGTTCCCAAAGTCTTCAAGACCAAGTTTCTTCTCGGGAAGAAGTGA
- the osgepl1 gene encoding tRNA N6-adenosine threonylcarbamoyltransferase, mitochondrial codes for MFPSRANKHLHRLLTQCKRQQYGDVTTRKASRLVLGIETSCDDTGAAVLSEEGTILGEYLISQKEVHLRTGGIIPSVAQQLHREHIERVVQEALDRSGVDPGQISAVATTVKPGLALSLGVGLKFSLDFVRRHHTPFIPIHHMEAHALTVRLLQPVSFPFLVLLVSGGHSLLAVARGVDDFVLLGRSLDEAPGDTLDKVARRLSLIKHPRCSTLSGGQAIELLAKDGDRSKFAFTTPMGQMYDCCFSFAGLRNQINMTIEKKEAAEGIERGTLLSCVNDIAAATQHTVACHLAKRTHRAILFCKANGLLPSDTPTLVVSGGVASNEYIRKALGVITMATDLRLLCPPAKFCTDNGVMIAWNGVERLREGKGILPPHADVSYEPKAPLGIDLTSQVKAAAIQVPPIRINIKRTSA; via the exons ATGTTTCCTTCCAGAGCTAACAAGCACCTCCATAGACTGCTAACTCAATGTAAAAGGCAACAGTATGGCGACGTCACTACCAGAAAAGCCTCCCGGCTGGTTTTGGGCATTGAGACGAGCTGCGACGACACAGGAGCCGCCGTCCTCAGCGAGGAAGGCACGATCCTTGGGGAGTACCTCATCTCCCAAAAAGAGGTGCACCTCAG GACGGGTGGCATCATCCCCAGCGTGGCCCAGCAGCTCCATAGAGAACACATCGAGCGTGTTGTCCAAGAAGCGTTGGACCGCAGTGGAGTGGACCCGGGTCAGATATCGGCCGTGGCCACCACGGTGAAGCCGGGCTTGGCATTGAGCTTGGGTGTGGGCCTCAAGTTCAGCCTGGATTTTGTGAGGCGCCATCACACGCCCTTTATCCCCATCCACCACATGGAGGCGCACGCCCTGACGGTCCGCCTACTCCAGCCCGTCTCCTTCCCGTTTCTGGTCCTGCTGGTGTCGGGGGGTCACTCGCTGCTCGCCGTGGCTCGCGGCGTAGACGATTTCGTCCTGTTGGGTCGCAGTTTGGATGAAGCGCCGGGCGACACCCTCGATAAA GTAGCAAGACGTCTGTCGCTCATTAAGCACCCTCGATGCTCCACGCTGAGCGGAGGACAAGCCATCGAACTCCTAGCGAAGGACGGCGACCGCTCCAAGTTTGCTTTCACCACACCCATGGGGCAAATGTACGACTGTTGCTTCTCTTTTGCCGGCTTACGGAATCAAATTAACATGACCATCGAAAAAAAAGAAGCGGCTGAAG GAATTGAACGCGGAACTCTGTTGTCGTGCGTGAATGACATTGCGGCCGCCACGCAACACACGGTGGCGTGTCATCTGGCCAAGCGGACGCATCGAGCCATTTTGTTCTGCAAGGCCAATGGGCTGCTACCTTCTGACACGCCCACACTG GTGGTTTCCGGTGGCGTGGCGAGCAACGAGTACATCCGCAAAGCTCTGGGCGTCATCACCATGGCGACCGACCTCCGCTTGCTCTGCCCTCCCGCTAAATTCTGTACTGACAACGGCGTGATGATCGCGTG GAACGGCGTAGAAAGACTCAGGGAAGGGAAAGGAATCCTGCCTCCCCACGCGGACGTCAGCTACGAACCAAA GGCACCACTTGGCATCGACCTCACATCACAAGTGAAAGCCGCCGCCATCCAGGTGCCGCCAATCCGGATAAACATCAAAAGAACATCAGCATGA
- the fkbp7 gene encoding peptidyl-prolyl cis-trans isomerase FKBP7: MWKLASYYTLCIFVFSQIHFARVWAEDDEVKFEVLFQPETCDKRSKKGDLMNVHYDGFLADDGSQFYCSRDDKAGHPQWFILGVGQVIKGLDIGMVDMCVGEKRKITVPPSLAFGEKGKGPVPPNATVVFNVEVYAVSRGPRSMEAFSQIDSDQDRMLTKDEIKKHLKMEFEREGKAKDESYYEKVITDIFRKSDSDKDGILSAKEYNIYRHDEL, translated from the exons ATGTGGAAGTTGGCGAGTTATTACACTCTGTGCATCTTTGTGTTCTCTCAGATCCATTTTGCCAGAGTTTGGGCGGAGGACGATGAAGTCAAGTTTGAGGTGCTCTTCCAACCTGAGACATGCGACAAAAGGAGCAAGAAAGGAGACCTGATGAACGTCCACTATGACGGCTTCCTTGCTGATGATGGGAGCCAGTTCTACTGCAG CCGAGATGACAAAGCCGGCCACCCGCAATGGTTCATTCTTGGCGTGGGACAAGTCATCAAGGGTCTGGACATCGGCATGGTGGACATGTGCGTAGGGGAGAAGCGCAAAATAACCGTCCCGCCCAGCCTGGCCTTTGGAGAGAAGGGCAAAG GTCCAGTCCCGCCCAATGCAACGGTTGTATTTAACGTGGAAGTCTACGCCGTGTCCAGGGGACCCCGCAGCATGGAAGCCTTCTCCCAAATTGACAGCGATCAAGACCGAATGCTCACAAAGGATGAg ATCAAAAAGCACttgaaaatggagtttgaaagAGAAGGCAAAGCCAAAGATGAATCCTACTACGAGAAGGTCATCACCGACATCTTCCGAAAAAGCGATAGTGACAAAGATGGTATTCTCAGCGCCAAAGAGTATAACATTTATCGCCACGATGAACTCTAG